The following DNA comes from Halorhabdus tiamatea SARL4B.
ACGTGGCGTCGGTCTGGTTGGCGACCGCCTTAGCCAGCATCGTCTTGCCCGTCCCCGGCGGGCCATGCAGGAGAACACCGCTCGGCGGGTCGATCCCGACCTCGTCGAACATCTCGGGGCTCTTCAGGGGCATCTCGACAGTCTCGCGGACTTCCGAGACCTGGTCGTCGAGGCCGCCGATGTCCTGATAGCTGACGTCGGGGCTCTGGTCGACCTGCATCACGCGGGCGCGGACGTCCGTCTCGTCTTCCAGCGTCTTGACGATCGAGAGGGAGTTGTTGACGGCGACCCGGTCGTCGGGTTCGATCTCCTCGCGCATCTCCTCGGTGACCTCGGTCAGGGCCTCCTGGTTGTTGCCGTGCTGTTTGATCACGACGCCGTCCTCGGTGAGTTCCTGGACCGTTGCCACGAACAGCGGCGACTGCTTGAGTTTCTTGTTCTCGTGGGTCAGGCGTTCGAGTTTCTGCTTGTACTTGTTGTTCTCGGCGTTGGCGTCGAGTAGCTCGTCGCGCATCTCCTCGTTCTGGGACTCTAGCACTTCGAGCTGTTCCTCTAACGTCTCGATCTTCTCCTGCTTGGAGACGTCGTCGTCGTACGGCTGGTCGACGTCGTCCACCGTGTCTGTCATTGGCCCTTCTAGCGCTTCGGCCGGTAAGAGACTTCGGGTCGGCACAACCACTGGTGGTAGAGAGTGTCTTATACGGCCCGAGACGACGGCTCCCCGGCCACGACAGGAGTTCGAACCGCGCGCAAGAACTGTGTCGCGAAAGAGTGATCGGCCACCCACGGTATTACTTCAGAGCATATTTAGGAATAACAAATATTATTACCCTGTATGTAGAATCGCTGGGTACGATGAGCATCACGGAACCCACACAGGTCGAGACGGCAGACGAACCAGGCTGGGATGCGGTCGCGGATCTCCCGCCCAGCGCGAAACTCGTCGCGAAGTCCCTCGAATATCAGGGGAGTCAGACTCAGAGTCAACTCGCCGAGGAGACGTTGCTGCCGGCCAGAACCGTGCGGTACGCGCTGAGTCGCCTCGAGGACGTCGGCGTCGTCGACTCGCGTTTTTCGTTCGCTGACGCCCGCAAGCGCGTGTACACGCTCGTCATCGAGTGACGGTCGACGGTCACTGACCACCTCGTCCACTTTCACCCCGCTCGCGCAATCCCTTTAGGACCCCGTGGAGTACGTAGGTCCAATGACGCAGGTGCTCCATACGGGCGACACACATCTGGGCTACCGGCAGTATCACTCGCCGGAGCGCCAGCAGGACTTTCTGTCGGCGTTCGAGCGGGTGATCGAAGATGCGATCGACGCGGACGTCGACGCCGTGGTCCACGCTGGCGACCTCTTTCACGACCGACGCCCTCGGCTGCAAGACATTCTGGGCGCGCTGGGGACACTTCGAGAACTCGACGCAGCGGCCATTCCGTTTCTGGCGATCGTCGGCAACCACGAGGGCAAACGCGACGCCCAGTGGCTCGATCTCTTCGAATCGCTCGACCTGGCGATCCGACTCGACGAGGAGCCGACCGTGATCGGCAACACCGCCTTCTACGGGCTGGACTTCGTTGCCCGCGCCGCCCGTGACGATCTGGAATACGAGTTCGCGCCCCACGACGCTCCCCACGCCGCGCTGGTGTCTCACGGCCTCTTTCAGCCGTTCTCTCACGGCGACTGGGACGCCGAGGAGATCCTCGCCGAGTCCACCGTCGACTTCGACGCGATGTTGCTCGGCGACGATCACACGCCCGCCAGGCGGGAGGTCGACGGTACCTGGTTGACGTACTGTGGCTCGACCGAGCGGGCGAGCGCCAGCGAGCGCGAGGCACGCGGGTACAACCTCGTGACCTTCGACGACGGCGTCGACATCCGCCGGCGCTCCGTCGAGACCCGCGAGTTCGTCTTCGTCGACCTGGAACTCGCCGAGGGTGAAGGGACCGAGCGCGTCCACAATAGAGTCGGCCAGCACGACCTCGCGGACGCCGTCGTGATCGTCACTATCGAGGGCGAGGGCGAGCGCGTCCCGCCGGCCACGATCGAGGAGTTCGCCCGCGAGAAGGGTGCACTCGTCGCCCGCGTCAACGACCGCCGCGAGATCGAGGAGGAAGCGGCCTACGAGGTAAACTTCGCCGACCCCGACGACGCCGTCCGCGAGCGGATCGACCAGCTCGGGCTCAGCCCCGCCGCGTCGGAACTCGACGAGGTCGTCCGGGCCAGCAAGGTCGCCGACTCGAACGTCGACGACGCGGTCGAATCCCGTGCCCGGGAACTCATCGAGGAGGGAGACGCCGAACAGTTCGAGCCGGCCCCGGTCGAAAACGACGACCGCGCCGAAACCGAATCGGAACCGGCCAGTGAGGGTGAACAGCCCGACGACGAGAGCCGGTCCGACGGCGGCGGCGGACAGACCGATTACGACGAGGGCCGGTCCGACGACGGCGGCGAACAGACCGACGGCGGCGGACAGACCGATAACGACGAGAGCCGGTCCGACGACGGCGGCGAACAGACCGACGGCGGCGGCGAACAGACCGACGGCGGCGGCGGACAGACCGACGACGACGGCCAGGCAACCATGGGTGAGTACCTGTGAGATTCGAGCGCGTCCGCGTGGAGAACTTCAAGTGCTACGCCGACGCGGACCTGCGTCTGGAGCGTGGCGTCACCGTCATCCACGGCGTCAACGGCAGCGGGAAGTCCTCGTTGCTCGAAGCCTGCTTTTTCGCTCTCTATGGCGCTCGCGCGCTCGATCGAACCCTCGACGAACTCGTCACGATCGGTGCCGAGGAGGCGACCGTCGAACTCTGGTTCGCCCACGGCGGCGAGTCCTATCACATCAAGCGCCGCGTTCGGGTCCGGGACGACCGGGCGACGACCGTCGAGTGCGTCCTCGACGAATCCGACGGCGTGGTCGAGGGGGCCAGAGACGTCCGCGAGCGCGTCGCGTCGCTGCTCCGGATGGACCACGAGGCCTTCGTCAACTGCGCGTACGTCCGCCAGGGCGAGGTCAACAAGCTCATCAACGCCTCGCCGGGCGAACGCCAGGACATGATCGACGACCTCCTCCAGCTCGGCCGCCTCGAGGAGTATCGAAAGCGCGCCAGCGACGCCCGCGTCGGCGTCGGTCGCGTCCTCGAAGGCAAGCGCGAGTCCCTCTCTCAACTCGAAGAACAGATCGAATCCAAAGAAGAGAGGGACCTCCACGACCAGCTCAACGCCGCCGAGAGCGAACTCGCCAGCGTTCGTGCGGAACTCGACAATTACGACGAACAACGTGAGGCCGCCCGCGAGACGCTCGAGGACGCGAAATCGACCCTCGAGGAGTACGAGCAGCGCCGTGAAGAACTCGAGGAAGTCGAAAGCGAAGTCGAGGAGTTGACCGAGACGATCGAGGCGACCGAACGCGAACGTG
Coding sequences within:
- a CDS encoding winged helix-turn-helix domain-containing protein, yielding MSITEPTQVETADEPGWDAVADLPPSAKLVAKSLEYQGSQTQSQLAEETLLPARTVRYALSRLEDVGVVDSRFSFADARKRVYTLVIE
- the pan1 gene encoding proteasome-activating nucleotidase Pan1; amino-acid sequence: MTDTVDDVDQPYDDDVSKQEKIETLEEQLEVLESQNEEMRDELLDANAENNKYKQKLERLTHENKKLKQSPLFVATVQELTEDGVVIKQHGNNQEALTEVTEEMREEIEPDDRVAVNNSLSIVKTLEDETDVRARVMQVDQSPDVSYQDIGGLDDQVSEVRETVEMPLKSPEMFDEVGIDPPSGVLLHGPPGTGKTMLAKAVANQTDATFIKMAGSELVHKFIGEGAKLVRDLFELARQHEPSVLFIDEIDAIAAKRTDSKTSGDAEVQRTMMQLLSEMDGFDERGEIRIIAATNRFDMLDRAILRPGRFDRLIEVPKPDETGREQIFKIHTRGMNLAETVDFKSLAAEATDASGAEIKAICTEAGMFAIRDDRTEVTEADFRDAWEKIQAEESDDEVSKTFA
- the mre11 gene encoding DNA double-strand break repair protein Mre11; translation: MTQVLHTGDTHLGYRQYHSPERQQDFLSAFERVIEDAIDADVDAVVHAGDLFHDRRPRLQDILGALGTLRELDAAAIPFLAIVGNHEGKRDAQWLDLFESLDLAIRLDEEPTVIGNTAFYGLDFVARAARDDLEYEFAPHDAPHAALVSHGLFQPFSHGDWDAEEILAESTVDFDAMLLGDDHTPARREVDGTWLTYCGSTERASASEREARGYNLVTFDDGVDIRRRSVETREFVFVDLELAEGEGTERVHNRVGQHDLADAVVIVTIEGEGERVPPATIEEFAREKGALVARVNDRREIEEEAAYEVNFADPDDAVRERIDQLGLSPAASELDEVVRASKVADSNVDDAVESRARELIEEGDAEQFEPAPVENDDRAETESEPASEGEQPDDESRSDGGGGQTDYDEGRSDDGGEQTDGGGQTDNDESRSDDGGEQTDGGGEQTDGGGGQTDDDGQATMGEYL